One part of the Anopheles coustani chromosome 2, idAnoCousDA_361_x.2, whole genome shotgun sequence genome encodes these proteins:
- the LOC131264099 gene encoding transcription factor glial cells missing-like → MVIVQSNVISSNGVGGAQLPNIDWDINDPSVPIVTEADYEPFNEWSDGHCRAIYRPTSEEAKRHSSGWAMRNTNNHNVNILKKSCLGVLVCSARCKLPNGGQIHLRPAICDKARRKQQGKACPNRTCIGGILEILPCRGHCGYPVTHFWRHTPHAIFFQAKGVHDHPRPEAKSSGETRRVLGLGRRERVLRTVQSKMNKINGIKQSKKSTKQMYTITKTTSYSSISSNEIGKSPDSSFDEGGYQMEYLNGSSVPGGCSYNSGQHAAAPTSTTQPLHQQSQTHQYPQNVDYSQNCFYDNSNFIHPEEIFQLDQPLRPVAGVGGKYQPHQQQHNHHSLGSPPVTSIFDMDGGDHQPHQNGTLYYGADVSAGRYFDCVKYESSTDTDTASLTSSGCSSVLDDIAYYGAGGPQVDYQSGSNNNTLAQLDMNKLGLRACDGINSFFISQSSCVSPTTNERKTVAPTPPAGSTVPGPAQLDAYGGSPPAGVCMGYENYSASSSPNSSHLYTASGATYENSALPQSLGSLVPSPDGMVPTSPHMSGGATVSSSVDLQQPIQGASTSGGDWWNNSFFQSTEIAPAVGSWTQAYDETVLPDGTHNHHPHHHHQQQQQQQYYGLEQCEYLS, encoded by the exons ATGGTGATTGT GCAATCGAATGTGATCAGTTCGAACGGCGTCGGAGGAGCTCAGCTGCCGAACATCGACTGGGACATCAACGATCCGAGCGTACCGATTGTGACCGAGGCGGACTATGAGCCGTTCAACGAGTGGAGTGATGGCCACTGCCGGGCGATCTACCGGCCGACCAGCGAGGAAGCAAAGCGACACTCGTCCGGTTGGGCAATGCGCAACACCAACAATCACAACGTGAACATCCTGAAGAAAAGCTGCCTAGGCGTTCTGGTGTGTTCCGCACGCTGTAAGCTCCCGAACGGTGGACAGATTCACCTACGGCCGGCGATCTGTGACAAGGCCCGACGCAAGCAGCAAGGAAAAGCATGCCCCAATAG AACATGCATTGGAGGAATTCTGGAGATTCTCCCGTGCCGGGGACACTGTGGATACCCGGTTACACACTTCTGGCGACACACACCACACGCGATATTCTTCCAAGCGAAAGGAGTACATGATCATCCGCGTCCAGAGGCCAAGTCCTCCGGAGAGACACGGCGCGTACTGGGACTTGGACGTCGGGAGCGAGTGCTGCGGACGGTACAGTCCAAGATGAACAAG ATAAACGGCATCAAACAGTCAAAGAAGTCAACCAAACAGATGTACACCATCACAAAGACCACGAGCTACAGTTCGATCTCATCGAACGAAATTGGCAAATCGCCAGATTCCTCCTTCGACGAAGGCGGCTACCAGATGGAGTATCTTAATGGATCCAGCGTACCAGGAGGGTGTTCGTACAACTCGGGTCAGCATGCAGCAGCACCAACCTCGACCACGCAACCGTTGCATCAGCAATCCCAAACCCACCAGTATCCCCAGAACGTGGACTATAGCCAGAACTGTTTCTACGACAACTCGAACTTTATCCACCCGGAAGAGATCTTCCAACTGGATCAACCGTTGCGACCGGTGGCTGGAGTTGGTGGCAAGTATCAGCCTCACCAACAGCAACACAACCACCACTCGCTGGGAAGTCCTCCGGTGACCTCCATTTTCGACATGGACGGAGGAGACCATCAGCCACACCAGAACGGGACGCTCTACTACGGAGCCGATGTTAGCGCGGGACGGTACTTCGACTGCGTAAAGTATGAGAGCAGCACCGACACTGACACGGCCAGCCTCACCAGCAGCGGCTGCTCGAGTGTGCTCGATGACATTGCGTACTACGGTGCTGGCGGGCCGCAGGTCGATTATCAGAGCGGCTCCAACAATAACACCCTGGCGCAGCTCGACATGAACAAGCTCGGTCTGCGTGCGTGCGATGGTATTAATTCGTTCTTTATTAGTCAATCGAGTTGCGTGTCACCGACGACTAATGAGCGTAAGACAGTCGCCCCAACCCCACCGGCAGGGTCCACCGTTCCCGGGCCGGCTCAATTGGATGCGTACGGTGGTTCCCCTCCGGCCGGGGTGTGCATGGGCTACGAAAACTATAGTGCGTCCTCCTCGCCAAACTCCTCGCACCTCTACACCGCCAGTGGAGCGACCTACGAAAACTCCGCGTTACCACAATCGCTCGGATCTCTGGTACCATCCCCCGACGGAATGGTACCAACATCTCCCCACATGTCGGGCGGCGCTACCGTTTCTTCCTCCGTCGACCTACAACAGCCTATCCAGGGTGCGTCAACGAGCGGCGGTGACTGGTGGAATAATAGCTTCTTCCAATCGACCGAAATTGCGCCCGCGGTCGGTAGCTGGACGCAGGCCTACGACGAAACTGTTTTGCCCGACGGCACGCACAATCATCaccctcatcatcatcatcagcagcagcagcagcagcagtactaTGGACTCGAGCAGTGTGAATATCTCAGCTAG